A part of Acidimicrobiales bacterium genomic DNA contains:
- a CDS encoding acyl-CoA carboxylase subunit beta, with protein MTDDHPLRARLTDLQQRKEEAINAGSPRAVERQHAKGKLLARERVEYLLDPGSFHELDMLARHRAHAAGLEERPYTDGVITGWGTVDGRKVFIFSQDFTVFGGALGEVFAEKIHKVMDLALKVGAPVIGLNDGAGARIQEGVVSLASYGGIFHRNVQASGVIPQISVILGPCAGGAVYSPAMTDFIFMVRESSHMFITGPDVVKTVTGEEVTLEELGGAMSHATKSGVASFVSPDEKACLDDVRYLLSFLPSNNLEEPPAFETGDDPERRTPELIDLLPDSPNKPYDMKKVIAAVVDDGDFFEYFPHWAGSIVCGFARLDGHPVGVVGNQPMMLAGVLDIESSEKAARFVRTCDAFNIPLVTFVDVPGFLPGVDQEYGGIIRHGAKLLYAYCESTVPRVQVITRKAYGGAYVVMNSKSIGADLAFAWPSAELAVMGPQGAVEIVYRRELMQAADPEARRAELVAEYTEKHANPYEAVERGYVDDVIDPAETRPKLIAGLRMLRSKREELPKRKHGNVPL; from the coding sequence ATGACCGACGATCACCCTCTCCGCGCCCGGCTCACCGACCTCCAGCAGCGCAAGGAGGAGGCGATCAACGCCGGCTCCCCCCGGGCCGTCGAGCGCCAGCACGCCAAGGGCAAGCTCTTGGCCCGCGAGCGCGTCGAGTACCTCCTCGACCCCGGGTCGTTCCACGAGCTCGACATGCTGGCCCGCCACCGGGCCCACGCCGCCGGGCTGGAGGAGCGCCCCTACACCGACGGGGTCATCACCGGCTGGGGCACGGTCGACGGCCGCAAGGTCTTCATCTTCTCGCAGGACTTCACCGTGTTCGGCGGGGCGCTGGGCGAGGTGTTCGCCGAGAAGATCCACAAGGTGATGGACCTGGCCCTCAAGGTGGGCGCGCCCGTCATCGGCCTCAACGACGGCGCCGGCGCCCGCATCCAGGAAGGCGTGGTCTCGCTGGCCTCGTACGGCGGCATCTTCCACCGCAACGTGCAGGCGAGCGGCGTGATCCCGCAGATCTCGGTGATCCTCGGCCCCTGCGCCGGGGGGGCCGTGTACTCGCCGGCCATGACCGACTTCATCTTCATGGTGCGCGAGAGCTCGCACATGTTCATCACCGGGCCCGACGTGGTGAAGACGGTGACGGGCGAGGAGGTCACCCTCGAGGAGCTGGGCGGGGCCATGAGCCACGCCACCAAGTCGGGCGTGGCCAGCTTCGTCTCGCCCGACGAGAAGGCCTGCCTCGACGACGTGCGCTACCTGCTGTCGTTCCTGCCGTCCAACAACCTGGAGGAGCCGCCCGCGTTCGAGACCGGCGACGACCCCGAGCGCCGCACCCCCGAGCTGATCGACCTGCTGCCCGACAGCCCGAACAAGCCCTACGACATGAAGAAGGTCATCGCCGCCGTCGTCGACGACGGCGACTTCTTCGAGTACTTCCCCCACTGGGCCGGCAGCATCGTGTGCGGCTTCGCCCGCCTCGACGGGCACCCCGTGGGCGTCGTGGGCAACCAGCCGATGATGCTGGCCGGCGTGCTCGACATCGAGAGCTCGGAGAAGGCGGCCCGCTTCGTGCGCACCTGCGACGCCTTCAACATCCCGCTCGTCACCTTCGTCGACGTGCCCGGCTTCCTCCCCGGCGTCGACCAGGAGTACGGCGGCATCATCCGCCACGGGGCCAAGCTGCTCTACGCGTACTGCGAGAGCACGGTGCCCCGCGTCCAGGTGATCACCCGCAAGGCCTACGGCGGCGCCTACGTGGTCATGAACTCCAAGTCGATCGGCGCCGACCTGGCCTTCGCCTGGCCCTCGGCCGAGCTGGCGGTGATGGGCCCGCAGGGCGCGGTGGAGATCGTCTACCGCCGCGAGCTGATGCAGGCCGCCGACCCCGAGGCCCGCCGGGCCGAGCTGGTCGCCGAGTACACCGAGAAGCACGCCAACCCCTACGAGGCCGTGGAACGGGGCTACGTCGACGACGTGATCGACCCGGCCGAGACCCGCCCCAAGCTCATCGCCGGCCTGCGCATGCTGCGCTCCAAGCGCGAAGAGCTGCCCAAGCGCAAGCACGGCAACGTGCCGCTGTAG
- a CDS encoding SIMPL domain-containing protein (The SIMPL domain is named for its presence in mouse protein SIMPL (signalling molecule that associates with mouse pelle-like kinase). Bacterial member BP26, from Brucella, was shown to assemble into a channel-like structure, while YggE from E. coli has been associated with resistance to oxidative stress.): MQRNLLAGLAAATVAAVLLAACSDAKITTPAGGGGTAGGAGIAATGTGRVTGTPDTATVNLGVQVRADTAAAALDRANQGAAAVIDVLRRNGVDEADIATSNLSIYPVYDENGQRVTGYEASNTVTATLRDVDGAGTLIDATARAAGDDVVLNGISFSISDTGEMMQQARQQAVEAAQAQAEELAAAAGVSLGELISLTESGGVTPPVPYATQADMGGGVPIEPGTQELSLTVTAVYAIGG, translated from the coding sequence ATGCAACGCAACCTGCTCGCCGGGCTCGCAGCCGCGACCGTGGCCGCCGTGCTGCTCGCCGCGTGCTCCGACGCCAAGATCACGACGCCCGCCGGTGGCGGCGGCACGGCCGGTGGGGCGGGCATCGCGGCCACCGGCACGGGCCGGGTGACCGGCACGCCCGACACGGCCACCGTCAACCTCGGCGTGCAGGTGCGCGCCGACACCGCGGCGGCCGCCCTCGACCGGGCCAACCAGGGCGCCGCGGCCGTGATCGACGTCCTCCGCCGGAACGGCGTCGACGAGGCCGACATCGCCACGTCGAACCTGTCGATCTACCCCGTGTACGACGAGAACGGCCAGCGGGTGACCGGCTACGAGGCCAGCAACACGGTGACCGCCACCCTGCGCGACGTCGACGGAGCCGGCACGCTGATCGACGCCACCGCCCGGGCGGCCGGGGACGACGTGGTGCTCAACGGCATCAGCTTCTCCATCTCGGACACCGGCGAGATGATGCAGCAGGCCCGCCAGCAGGCCGTCGAGGCGGCCCAGGCCCAGGCCGAGGAGCTGGCGGCCGCGGCCGGCGTGTCGCTGGGCGAGCTGATCTCGCTCACCGAGAGCGGCGGGGTGACGCCGCCGGTGCCGTACGCGACCCAGGCCGACATGGGCGGCGGGGTGCCGATCGAGCCCGGCACCCAGGAGCTCTCGCTCACGGTCACCGCGGTCTACGCCATCGGGGGCTGA
- a CDS encoding ATP-dependent DNA ligase: MRLPVLPPVAPMLARAATELPIGEGWLYEPKWDGFRCLVFRDGDEVELTSRNERPLTRYFPELLVPLRAQLPERCVLDGEVVVPGAAGLDFDALSQRIHPADSRVRRLAAETPAAYLAFDLLALGDRDLRSHPQAERSRLLATALAGARPPLFLTPSTTDPEAARTWFERFEGAGIDGVVAKPADLAYRSGERVLVKVKHRRTADCVVAGFRWHKDGEGAGSLLLGLYDDGRLQHAGVCTGFTARFRRELRDLLAPLQEGALVGHPWAAWASPEARAEDRLPGNVSRWNAAKDLSWEPVRLERVVEVRFDQLAGSRFRHATQFVRWRDDREPRSCTYAQLEVATPLHLGAVMGARPGR; this comes from the coding sequence GTGCGCCTGCCCGTGCTGCCGCCGGTCGCCCCCATGCTGGCCAGGGCCGCCACCGAGCTGCCCATCGGCGAGGGATGGCTCTACGAGCCGAAGTGGGACGGCTTCCGCTGCCTGGTGTTCCGCGACGGCGACGAGGTCGAGCTGACCAGCCGCAACGAGCGTCCGCTCACCCGCTACTTCCCCGAGCTGCTCGTCCCGCTGCGGGCCCAGCTCCCGGAGCGGTGCGTGCTCGACGGCGAGGTGGTGGTGCCGGGCGCCGCCGGTCTCGACTTCGACGCGCTGTCGCAGCGCATCCACCCGGCCGACTCGCGGGTGCGGCGGCTGGCCGCGGAGACCCCCGCCGCCTACCTCGCCTTCGACCTGCTGGCGCTGGGGGACCGCGATCTCCGCTCCCACCCCCAGGCCGAGCGCAGCCGGCTGCTGGCCACGGCGCTGGCGGGCGCGCGACCCCCGCTGTTCCTCACGCCGTCGACCACCGACCCGGAGGCGGCCCGCACCTGGTTCGAGCGCTTCGAGGGGGCCGGCATCGACGGCGTGGTGGCCAAGCCGGCCGATCTGGCCTACCGGTCGGGCGAGCGGGTGCTGGTGAAGGTGAAGCACCGCCGCACCGCCGACTGCGTGGTGGCGGGCTTCCGCTGGCACAAGGACGGTGAGGGAGCGGGGTCGCTCCTGCTCGGCCTCTACGACGACGGGCGGCTGCAGCACGCCGGGGTGTGCACCGGGTTCACGGCCCGGTTCCGCCGGGAGCTGCGTGATCTGCTGGCCCCGCTGCAGGAGGGCGCCCTGGTGGGCCACCCCTGGGCGGCGTGGGCGAGCCCCGAGGCCCGCGCCGAGGACAGGCTGCCGGGCAACGTGAGCCGGTGGAACGCCGCCAAGGATCTCTCGTGGGAGCCCGTCCGGCTGGAGCGGGTGGTGGAGGTGCGCTTCGACCAGCTGGCCGGCAGCCGCTTCCGCCACGCCACCCAGTTCGTGCGCTGGCGCGACGACCGGGAGCCGCGCTCGTGCACCTACGCGCAGCTGGAGGTGGCGACGCCGCTCCACCTCGGCGCGGTCATGGGTGCGCGTCCAGGTAGGTGA